tcaccaagatttcTGAGAGGACGATGCTCAGCTACCTGCGATCGACACTGTCTTCTAttgaaccacctacatccattcaaaATATGTAGTGCCCTcgacaaaagggatgttagtaccatggaatagtactagtatgtataactaaacaccatcttattagaaagaacaaccatacaagaacaaagaaatcataaggactaacatgagctttaaacaatcaccacatcatcaagtAAAAGGAATCAagtagctttcacataatttccatagctttaggttGGGACATTTCATATAGTAGCATCATCACAATACCACCACTTTCTtgcgcggagtccgatcacgacccgataggctaggttgcctcatttgagacatatacctcagTCATAATTTCATTCTCACTCTTTggtttcaatatcagcacaataccacaaTGTGTGCGATATGGCATCCCATCACGGCCTGACCAgctaggccgtcttaccaagacgtttttccttttccatcaataatctcatttcaatctttatttcacatatattagttcgtcagcacttggggccacaattatcacatcatacttggcactaggccccatttcataactcacattccacatcactttcaatttcaacatcaaacttgcaatttatgataatgggcacatacaagaacaattcaagttgtaagcatataGAGGAATTCACATGATttggcataataatcacaatttaaacaTGATTTGAAATCTAGGGaatttagcatatagttcacattcttcacatatccccaatttaccaagaatagcatattgaacacattgagacacacctttcacatatattcttgcaacatcAATTCCTTTGAAACAACAAATATTACATCAATCAAATTCCGGACTTACAACATATGCATGGataccatgggagctcaatttttaagaagagggggttttagccattcatacctcaatagagcttttcCTAGATTCTTTCAATAATTCTGGAACTcctagcaacttcgatctattttatgagaattacaagttgaaccaagaattagagggataatcaagattctagctcatttgggcacattatcaagcactaagtgtgcattatgATTTTAAGACCTTTTGTGAGAGATTCTATCATCCTACACCCCATTGTTACATTTTAGCTCATAGTCTCCCCATACCCCTTCTTATCATAcatgcatgcaagaaaatccatCCTTATACCCATGTACCCCCTTGTTAGTTACTTAGTCTAGTAGGAATTTCGAAATCAAAGACAAGGactcaagttcttacctcttggggtgaaAGCCTAGTAACTTTACTTCATAATCTTCACAGGTTTGGGCAAGGATTGAGTGGGGACTTGGTGAGGATCACTCTTTCCCTCTAGAACACTTTTTCTCACCTTAGATGTAGTAGAAAATAGAACAAAAGGGTCTAATGGGGCGTTTTTAATGGAAtagggtcgggttttaaaagttaaaaaataggaGCCCCAACTCAATCTGTGGTCGCATGTGCGATCGTGGGCCCGCAAAAGGCACCGCAAAAGTGGCCCTCAAGATATGAATATACTGCCGGGTATGCGACcaatatgcggtccgcatacttgttctgcggtcgcataatgcaccgcaaaaCTACCCTTTGCAAAAATCACAAGGAGGTTATGCAACGACTATGCtgcccgcatattgattatgcgatcgcataattggtggtacagttgacctcaaaattagcCAACATTTTGATTCACTATGCGGCAGATAGGCAGCCCGCATTGTTGTTATGCAGTCGCATACTGGGCCGCAGAAACGCGCTCTtctgaaaaacattttccttaatttttaagtaaaactttcacggggccttacaagtTCGTTAgtaagatcattcatcctcgaatgaggagcAATGTTCACTTATCAGCAACTTATGCAATTTCAGTTTCACACCCCATAACAACAGCCCCCAAATTTGACTAACTCTCTAAATTTCCAGAAATTTTGCCAAAGTTTCCTTTCTATATAGGCCTATCCACCTTCCAGAGAGCCCCAGAAACATATCCGAACAACATATACACAATCTAGTAATATGACATAATTCATAACTACACTAACCACGACCCCATAGGCAATATATATAATTAAAACGGAACAATTTTACATAGACTAACCAAGTGATACAaagttcataggaaccaaattCATAGAAGCTATTACATGGCTAggcaaacaaatgtgggtacttcctCGTTATTtgttcctcggcttcccaagtggcttcttcAACCTGTTGATTTCGCCACAACACTTTCACGGAGGTAATTTCTTTATATCTCAACttccggacttgcctatcaagaatgacaGCTGGAATTTCCTCATATGACAGTTCTTTATTAACCTCAATAGTATCAACCGGCACAATAGTGGAAgaatctcccactaccttcttcaacatagacacatggaagactgggtgtaccaatgccatctcgggtggtagctcaagattgtatgccacctgaccgatCCTCTAAATGATTCTATGCAACCCGACATACATTGAAcccaattttcctttctttccaaatcgcatgatacccttcatgggggaaactttcaaaaatacccaatcatcttctttgaactctaaatctctgcgacgaatgtccgaataagaATTTTggtgactctgagcagttttcaacctcaccttaataatcttgactttctccatagcctgatgcacAAGGTCCGACCCTATCaattcaacttttccaacttcgaACTACCCAATGGTAGACCTACATCacctaccatacaatgcttctaatggtgccatctggatattAGCATGTAAGCTGtttttataagcaaactctatgagtggaaaatgatcatcccagctacctttaaaatcaagaacacaagcacgcaacatgtcctcaaatGTCTGAATAATCCGCTCCGCTTGCCCGTCGGTCTGAGGGTGGAAAGCTATACTAAGATTTACCtacgtacccaaaccttgctgaaatttttTCCAAAAGTTGgccgtgaactgagcccctcgatatgaaatgattgaaactggagttcCATGCAACctaactatttctttgatatacaactgtgCATACTGTTCCGCTATGTCGGTAGATTTGAttggcaagaagtgcgctgatttcgtgagtcgatccacgatcacccaaatcgaatcaaagTTTGCGGAGTGCACGGTAAccctactacaaaatccatatAGATCATTTTCCATTTCCATAttagaatttctatgctttgagcaaATCCACTAGGCCTTTGATGTttggccttcacttgctgacagtttgaacattttgccacaaagtctgccacatcccttttcatgttgtttcaccaataaacttccttaagatcatgatacattttgtAGAAACTGGGTGTatggaatacctggaagtgtgagcttcatCCATGATCCTTTTTCGAAGACCGTCGAGATCTGGAACACATAGGCGcccttggtaccgtagggtaccatcatccatgccaaaagaaaaagctgtggtcttgtgtttatgaatccccttcTTCAGCTGTGCCAACAATGGATCGTtaaattgcttctctttcacctcTACCACAAGTGATAATTCAACCCTATTCTACACAATtactcctccttcattagagtccgcaaggcAAACTCCTAAACTAGCCAACCGGTGAACCTCCCAGGCCAACGACCTTTGATCTGCCTTCGAATGAGCAAAACTTCCCATAGATTTCcggctaagagcatccgccacaacattggcctttcccgggtgatagagaatatcgatatcatagtccttgagtaactctagccatcttctctatctcagattcaactccttttgtttgaaaatatattgaaggctcttgtggtctgTAAATACATCTACacggaccccatacaaataatgtcatcaaatctttagtgcaaataccactgccgcaagctctaagtcgtgggttggatagttcttttcatgattcttgagttgcctagaagcgtaagctataaccttgccgtgttgcattaacacacacccaagcccgatcCTCGAAGCATCGCAGTACAACACAAATCTaatgttctaaacgtcaataccacacaagaggggtgtaatttgtgtggtacccaattttcactatagaagaacctggttcttctaggtgttctaactactactgtttgcggattAAAAagcacataaaataaaaaaacaccgagatttttacgtggaaaacacccggctcaaaaggtgaaaaaatcacgacctactactcagtaggattttcccaaacttccactaaattCATTGAGCCAAAATAgaatttacaaaaactctttgtaaacctaaggattaactatAATCCcttgtagcacacagcctcaattgttgcgataacttcaagttagcttataacttgaacactcaaagtacctaatacaattgcttctataaaagctgaaaggtacaactttaaaccacatactacaattgaactagaataagaaaaaatacaatagaactggttcttctatctcgttcaagtagcttcaggagtgcacactcaaatctcacataaattgcttgcataATCACCTTGCtgttttgctttcaatttagtttaacttctgtgtTTGTGCAATacttgtaaaagagaacaatcactgtcatttaataggttagaaatcagattttgattgggactcaatttctgatcttctatcgtagttgagtccttgaagatatcaaactctaacactctctttattcggattgtgttctcttcatgtaaggagactttctccccttatccaatatgcaaccttttcgatcagatcaggagatattattgcttgatcagtaggatttatctccttcacgtgcatctcacatgtgtaggttgatcatgacagtgcttcacaagatggacctggtccatgactgagttcatttgtcattcttcaaaacttcacatgttcttgggccaacaaattccccctttttgatgatgaaaaactctgtgctttttactgataaaaaaacctgtaagaactcagcttaaccatcaacactaaacttagaaaattttcttttcatcaaggaccaggttaattaggttataaatatcacatatttcagaataatgtgtaaagcacaatatctcttcccccttttggaatTATCAAAAAGTTGTGTACACAATGTGAATTCCAGATTTGAATAAGTACTCATGGCTattggggcaactgcaagtgcaatcatggtgcaatcatcaataatcaaacaaacatatttaaactatcaaggttAGAATAATCATTGAACAAGAGAAAACAACAGTTGTCATTGAGAGAGATATGTTTCCACTAACAAtccataaaaagaaagaaaaacaaccaaaccatgagcaaaaaatagaaaaatccctaatctgggtcactgaggGTACTAGAACTAGTTCATAAGACAAAAACTAggagtcctaaggcttggaggaactggagggttgagtttggagaagattcagcatgttctgaagaattccatcattcttctccttttcttttgcaagCTCAATTCTGAGACCATTCCTCTCAGATTCCACTTCaaccacacgagccttgagccgggcaatttcagcatccttagcTGCACATTCCTGAACCAAAGTCCTAACCTTGATGTTGATAGGTGTCCTCaaagatgaaccaggttcaactgGAATGACATTGACTAGATAGTCACAAGCAAGAAAAGTTTTGATGCCAAAGTGTTCTTTGCTCGAGGTCATTTCCCATTTCTTTAGAGGCATATTGAGCCTGTCCAGAACTGTGGTTAGTATGAAGCCATAtggggtagcatgagccttggaaccatttatgaccctgtctagcaGTTTGACTATGAGGGCAGGCCAGTTGATTTGCTTTCCCCTCTCTAGGCATTCCATAAGAACCAGATCCATGTAGTTGGCAGTGTGCCTTCTCTCCTGTCTTGGCAATAAGCACTTGTTGGCAAACTCAAACACCACCTTGTGCTGaggcctcatctcacttttctgcacagTTTTCGCTTTATTCACATTTTTTGAATCATAGAACCTTTTGGTGATTTCAAGGGAAGTGGGTAGGGAGTCCAGGCATGGTCACCTTTGCctagtatagtcatcaaacccttcagagggtatgtccAAAATATCTCCCAGTTTCACAACATCAAACTGCACTTGAACTCCCTTCACCTGGCTACTGACAACTCAATCCTTAACAACAATATTTGCCATAACTTCAATCAACTCATTTCTAAGCTAGCCTACCTTCCATCTAAATAACCATGTCCTTCAATCCCTGAGCAGCCAAAGAGTCTACCAATCTCATCATCCCTAGTTCCACCAGGTCCTTCAACAATCTACCTTTTAAGATTTTTCTTCTGCCAGAAATGGAAAGCTTATCATGTTCCTTCTcagattcttcttcttcttcttcttcttcttctccactccaatcatcatcatcagaaactTTGTTTTGTTTAGCTTTCACTACAGATCGTGCCCTCTTAGCTAGTGTGGGTTCAGCAGCTACAGgcacagaggaagacttcttggaggaagtcttgggtttcttaggcttgggtgtaggaacctccactATTGTACCCCTctcttgatggaccagttccatctcttCTTTCTCAACAGCCTCTAAGGATTCTGcaacctttccctttcccttatcctttttccttttcttgctttcttctaaagCCTTTTGTAGATCAGCTTCACTCTGTTTTACCTTGCTTCTTGTGTCTCTACCCCTAGTCACTGAAGAGGCAGTAGGTGTTGGGGATAAGGATTTTCTTTTCTTGGATGGCTTGGAAACATTTGGGGCTTTTGGTGTAGTAGCTTTacgtttctttgggtcataacttACCCCAACCTTTTTCAGTAGGTCAGCCAAGGTTTCTTCAGTAGATCAAATAGGCCCATCTCTTTGTTTGCttagatgaaccaacccctcagctgcttccccagaaccacttccccctgacttcatgACACTCTCATCTAACCTATCTTGTGCAACCCCACATATAGCAAGAACTGCTCCCTTTCCTTTTtccctctcttcaccacatgcaccctctctctctttttctttttcagacttctttttacctccactcctactcATCTCAGGCAACTCAACATCCCTAATGggtccaaccagaacaaacctagtttctaagTTTTCAACCACAGAAGAACTTACCTCAGAAGGAGATTCTTGAGTCttttcagagtcagaagacccatgtTCATCTCCCTCAGTCGCGGATTGAAAGGATTCAGACTCAGAGCTAGAATCAAACTTTGGAGCTCGACTTTctttcacttggctagctttcaacctttcatttaaAACCTTCCTCAGAGCCCCAGATGCTACAGTTTTTCAAACAAGCATTTTCTACCTTCAAAACTTAGGTTTTGGAGATACACTAGGTGGAGTagatgaggatgaatttgagggagatggtggtggaggagtgccaggatgatcttgtgggttagacatgattcttcgtttcttgagagaatttgggaattttggagaagagggcaaTTAGAATTGAAGAGGAATTGTTTACGGTTTTAGAATTATGAAGAAGACTGGAGATGTGGTGTGTATTTAAAGCAAATTAGACATTAAATAAGTAACGGTAGCTTTTTCAGGGGTcaaatagaagtctaatcaaactaAAATTCCAGAAATTTAATGAGAGATTTGTCTTCCCTAGATATTAGGCAAAAGTCACGGTTTAGAGTTCTAGATGGACAGAACTGGTTCAATGCTCAAcagatagaattttctaggaatttgacaagtataggacttctactcatgattgaattattaatctttctaattgtgcagagtatagaaaacatacctgagctttcatatgaacccatactgatgaaccaggttcttcatatagaactctcttgaacatgctTCAAATGTTGTAATAGAAAAAATATTGTAAGAGATCAATGAGTCATATATACACATGTCAcatgagtatactaattaaagtatgaaactgagtaagaattaatctagatatttacacaaggttagaattcctagccaattttttttttcattttttgtgcattctgagctggatctattaggtgatcttaaccATCCCTAATTCCAATctattcctctcaaagttttctctactcagtgctttagtgaagaagtcagcaatttgcttatcagtagcacagaattctatggagatcaaacctttctcatagttgtctcttaagaaatggtgcctaacatctatgttCTTAGTCCTCTTATTATGAACAGGGTTTTTTGTCATATTTATACCagtagtgttatcacagaatataggaatgcaaccaacttcaatgccaaagtctactagcttgttgatacccagtttttccctatatatatttttaataaggaaaatacttttaaaatagtatatgtatgcatatataagtatgtccaaatattttattattttttctaattttcaaagaatttttaaattaatttattgctCTATGTaatccataaaaacccaataattattttccaaattatcattttatggtgattcatttataggactctcctatttatgacaaaatatagctaatgtgatttttgcatattttaacaaatttatttagtatttttaaagctaaattgcatataattgcaatattagcctctttttagatttaattacgtttatgtcTATAAAAACTaggtccaatatttttaatttgataattatatgcTATTATCATTTTAGTAccattaatttattttcagaaattattttactatttttttgtaaatcaaatagggaaaatggctatttaaatgttagcccatttttcatttctgttttagacagatttggcaccccaattggactcaattttaaacccaattaccatGACCCAATCCTAAcctacccgacccacgaccctttTTAAATAACCCGACCAGATTTccttttaatcccagccgttgatcgccTAGATCAATGGCTCACAtcagccctttccttttttaatcccgaCCTACCCTAAACCCTAGTCATTTTTCACCTGCAGCCACCTTCAACCCCCCTCCTcactcaattctctctcaatcccctctcaaaccctagccaccaCCCTCAATTACCACCTGAAAATCTCCCAAATCCATAGCCTCCAAAGCCATTGGAGGCATGTATCCACTTTCCTTGGCTTCTATGTGTTCAAGTACTATGGTTTCAAGGCCATATCAGAAAAGCTCGGTCCAGACCTTGGTCGATTTCAGTTCTTATGGCTGTCTCCGGTCACTTTCGACCTtactccggccagccatggccattGAAGCCTGACTCTCGACTTCTCTGCTTAAGATCGATGATTTTCCAGGCCTTTCTCACCATTTGGGGTTCTTCCGAAACCCTAGCCTTTGAGGTTCTTccgatttctttagatctgttctagatctGTGTTTACTCTAAACTTGTAAACGCTTTTCTcaaggtttctttcaaaactctgccttcaaaaccccttgtcttttccgaTTTAGGTTTTGTTAAAGTTGTTTTGAAGCTTTCTCTGATTTTTAtcatgttctactgtgtttctttatgttgttcttctactggagtttgcatgttaaaagtcttagtttcttttgaggtttCTGAATCTACTTTTGTTAGTATTTGTCTGATTTACTCGTTTTCATCTCTAGAactcgattgatggtgaaaaccctaaaatttaggGTTCAGTCGAGTTCTGaggctatttgctatgtgatttacttgGTCGTCATACTCTGAATTCGATTGATTTCAAAACCCTAACTTCTTTAGACCTATTCGAGCTTCTGAAGCTGCCTTATCTATTCCTCGACTAGATTCAAAATCTTTTTGTTTCATCCTCtgtttctttatgtgattttgacttccTTGAAACTGGACTACAGTTTTCAGAAAAGTCTTTTTACTTGACccctttgcatgctatttgatactctctatTTTCTCTTTTACTGAGTTACTAAgattgacctatgtgactaccatgtttcgatagtccactacttactgactTCGTGATTGCATTACGCttctctttgtcctaaattcagccttgcatgcctaatacttatgcactcttttatatgctgaATTTTCCTCTGAGATGACCTTCAATTTTGGATTGATTTCAAACCTCCTTGTGTGATATTGATTGCATTCATGTGTTAAGTGATTGGCTTTTTCCTTGTTTTGCCTTATTGATTCCCCTGTTTCTTgggttgatttgaaaactttccttagacttTCAATTCTCCcatttctgacttggtttatttgtttattcATGGGAACCCATGTCACTCTCCTTAAATTAGTGATTTTGAAATCCTTGATTCCCTGATTTGCTATGTACTACTTTTCGATTGTCTCCATATGCTGCaactttactttgttttcttaccttatttggctaACCGATTATTTCAaagattcttcccttaattaaacctcTATGCACTTACCTCTAATTGTCTACTCTGCACATGTTggttacttgatttctttccttaaatgttttctgcCCATTATCGTATTATTtcaactccttaattaaaggaagtccttatactgatttgattttgattggtacatagttccataattactgctaaTCTATGATCCTTGCCTTATTTTGTGCCTgtcttcaaactataaataccatgctctttcattaacacagacaCGCGAACACTCTGAGTACTAAAATAACTTACACTCAAAAAACACTCTCTTCTGCTTTACTACTTGTATTGTG
This genomic stretch from Nicotiana sylvestris chromosome 9, ASM39365v2, whole genome shotgun sequence harbors:
- the LOC138878299 gene encoding uncharacterized protein — protein: MTKNPVHNKRTKNIDVRHHFLRDNYEKGLISIEFCATDKQIADFFTKALSRENFERNRLELGMRVLYEEPGSSVWVHMKAQVLNERLKASQVKESRAPKFDSSSESESFQSATEGDEHGSSDSEKTQESPSEVSSSVVENLETRFVLVGPIRDVELPEMSRSGGKKKSEKEKEREGACGEEREKGKGAVLAICGVAQDRLDESVMKSGGSGSGEAAEGLVGVSYDPKKRKATTPKAPNVSKPSKKRKSLSPTPTASSVTRGRDTRSKVKQSEADLQKALEESKKRKKDKGKGKVAESLEAVEKEEMELVHQERGTIVEVPTPKPKKPKTSSKKSSSVPVAAEPTLAKRARSVVKAKQNKVSDDDDWSGEEEEEEEEESEKEHDKLSISGRRKILKGRLLKDLVELGMMRLVDSLAAQGLKDMVI